A genomic segment from Malus domestica chromosome 05, GDT2T_hap1 encodes:
- the LOC139196158 gene encoding uncharacterized protein has product MEATKGKIHGDDQLKNIEPAMITTIDREELDKAESILDRELEKAKCEIDVGDTIYLAELLTEVRDKCDQGLQTLKTKQGEYKILVDKLEKEFQKKMKKKKEKFEERLKREKEKRREEKEKEKKMKVGEKTGGGEGGRGGGKKMGRREEEEGDKVSGIGDCREKRGGRGG; this is encoded by the exons ATGGAAGCAACTAAGGGCAAGATCCATGGGGACGATCAGCTGAAAAACATCGAACCGGCGATGATCACGACGATCGACAGAGAAGAGCTTGACAAGGCTGAAAGCATATTGGACCGAGAATTAGAGAAAGCAAAATGTGAAATCGATGTTGGGGACACCATATACTTGGCGGAGTTGTTAACCGAAGTTAGGGATAAGTGTGACCAAGGATTGCAGACCCTCAAAACCAAACAGGGGGAGTACAAAATCTTGGTGGACAAACTGGAAAAGGAGTTCcagaaaaagatgaagaaaaagaaggaaaaatttgAGGAGAGgttgaagagagagaaggagaaacgcagagaagaaaaagaaaa ggagaagaagatgaaggtggGGGAGAAGacaggaggaggagaaggaggaagaggaggg gggaagaagatggggagaagagaggaggaggagggggataAGGTTTCTGGGATTGGGGATTGCagggagaagagaggaggaaGAGGGGGATAA
- the LOC103440802 gene encoding uncharacterized protein isoform X3, with the protein MADYSPLLTAYDGPGTASPKPPRVASLDVFRGLCVFLMMLVDYGGSILPIIAHSPWNGLHLADFVMPFFLFIAGVSLALVYKRVTNRVEATWKAVFKAVKLFLLGVLLQGGYFHGVASLTYGVDIERIRWFGILQRIAIGYIAAALCEIWLSRQTLGEVGFFRTYYWHWCVIFSLSAIYAGLLYGLYVPDWEFKASTPSSLPPSNATTTYVVKCSVRGDLGPACNSARMIDRYILGFDHLYLKPVYRNLKECNVSADGRVPESSPSWCHTPFDPEGILSSLTAAVTCIIGLQYGHILAHIQVDVYGYRCMTYVLEWMGIHSLTIFVVVTSNLAVIAIQGFYLADPQNNIVHWIITRFVHN; encoded by the exons ATGGCTGATTACTCGCCGCTGCTAACCGCATACGACGGTCCCGGGACCGCCAGTCCGAAGCCTCCACGCGTCGCCTCTCTTGATGTGTTCCGCGGCCTCTGCGTCTTC CTGATGATGCTAGTTGATTACGGCGGCTCAATTCTTCCGATTATCGCTCACTCCCCATGGAACGGGCTCCATTTGGCTGACTTTGTTATGCCTTTCTTTTTATTCATCGCCGGCGTTTCTCTTGCTCTTGTATACAAG AGAGTGACAAACAGAGTAGAAGCTACATGGAAGGCGGTGTTTAAGGCTGTAaaactttttcttctaggcGTCCTGCTTCAAG GTGGTTATTTCCATGGAGTAGCATCTTTGACTTATGGAGTTGACATTGAAAGAATACGGTGGTTTGGCATTTTGCAG AGGATAGCTATTGGATATATTGCAGCAGCTTTATGCGAGATCTGGCTTTCACGCCAGACATTGGGGGAGGTGGGATTTTTCAGGACTTATTACTGGCACTG GTGTGTCATCTTTTCATTATCAGCAATATATGCTGGGTTACTGTATGGTTTGTATGTTCCAGATTGGGAATTCAAAGCATCAACACCATCCTCTTTGCCTCCCTCTAATGCTACTACTACTTATGTG GTGAAATGTTCTGTAAGAGGAGATCTTGGACCTGCCTGTAACTCTGCTAGGATGATTGATCGTTATATTCTGGGTTTTGATCATCTATATTTGAAACCTGTTTACAGGAACCTGAAG GAATGCAATGTCTCTGCTGATGGTCGGGTTCCAGAGAGTTCACCTTCATGGTGTCATACTCCTTTTGATCCTGAAGGTATTTTAAG CTCCCTAACAGCTGCAGTGACATGCATAATTGGACTTCAATATGGTCACATACTTGCACACATACAG GTAGATGTTTACGGTTATAGATGCATGACATATGTGTTGGAATGGATGGGAATACATTCTTTGACTATTTTTGTTGTGGTAACTTCCAACCTAGCTGTTATTGCGATTCAAGGATTCTACTTGGCCGATCCTCAAAATAACATT GTTCATTGGATCATAACACGGTTTGTGCACAATTGA
- the LOC103440802 gene encoding uncharacterized protein isoform X4, whose protein sequence is MADYSPLLTAYDGPGTASPKPPRVASLDVFRGLCVFLMMLVDYGGSILPIIAHSPWNGLHLADFVMPFFLFIAGVSLALVYKRVTNRVEATWKAVFKAVKLFLLGVLLQGGYFHGVASLTYGVDIERIRWFGILQRIAIGYIAAALCEIWLSRQTLGEVGFFRTYYWHWCVIFSLSAIYAGLLYGLYVPDWEFKASTPSSLPPSNATTTYVVKCSVRGDLGPACNSARMIDRYILGFDHLYLKPVYRNLKECNVSADGRVPESSPSWCHTPFDPEAAVTCIIGLQYGHILAHIQVDVYGYRCMTYVLEWMGIHSLTIFVVVTSNLAVIAIQGFYLADPQNNIVHWIITRFVHN, encoded by the exons ATGGCTGATTACTCGCCGCTGCTAACCGCATACGACGGTCCCGGGACCGCCAGTCCGAAGCCTCCACGCGTCGCCTCTCTTGATGTGTTCCGCGGCCTCTGCGTCTTC CTGATGATGCTAGTTGATTACGGCGGCTCAATTCTTCCGATTATCGCTCACTCCCCATGGAACGGGCTCCATTTGGCTGACTTTGTTATGCCTTTCTTTTTATTCATCGCCGGCGTTTCTCTTGCTCTTGTATACAAG AGAGTGACAAACAGAGTAGAAGCTACATGGAAGGCGGTGTTTAAGGCTGTAaaactttttcttctaggcGTCCTGCTTCAAG GTGGTTATTTCCATGGAGTAGCATCTTTGACTTATGGAGTTGACATTGAAAGAATACGGTGGTTTGGCATTTTGCAG AGGATAGCTATTGGATATATTGCAGCAGCTTTATGCGAGATCTGGCTTTCACGCCAGACATTGGGGGAGGTGGGATTTTTCAGGACTTATTACTGGCACTG GTGTGTCATCTTTTCATTATCAGCAATATATGCTGGGTTACTGTATGGTTTGTATGTTCCAGATTGGGAATTCAAAGCATCAACACCATCCTCTTTGCCTCCCTCTAATGCTACTACTACTTATGTG GTGAAATGTTCTGTAAGAGGAGATCTTGGACCTGCCTGTAACTCTGCTAGGATGATTGATCGTTATATTCTGGGTTTTGATCATCTATATTTGAAACCTGTTTACAGGAACCTGAAG GAATGCAATGTCTCTGCTGATGGTCGGGTTCCAGAGAGTTCACCTTCATGGTGTCATACTCCTTTTGATCCTGAAG CTGCAGTGACATGCATAATTGGACTTCAATATGGTCACATACTTGCACACATACAG GTAGATGTTTACGGTTATAGATGCATGACATATGTGTTGGAATGGATGGGAATACATTCTTTGACTATTTTTGTTGTGGTAACTTCCAACCTAGCTGTTATTGCGATTCAAGGATTCTACTTGGCCGATCCTCAAAATAACATT GTTCATTGGATCATAACACGGTTTGTGCACAATTGA
- the LOC103440802 gene encoding uncharacterized protein isoform X1 produces MADYSPLLTAYDGPGTASPKPPRVASLDVFRGLCVFLMMLVDYGGSILPIIAHSPWNGLHLADFVMPFFLFIAGVSLALVYKRVTNRVEATWKAVFKAVKLFLLGVLLQGGYFHGVASLTYGVDIERIRWFGILQRIAIGYIAAALCEIWLSRQTLGEVGFFRTYYWHWCVIFSLSAIYAGLLYGLYVPDWEFKASTPSSLPPSNATTTYVVKCSVRGDLGPACNSARMIDRYILGFDHLYLKPVYRNLKECNVSADGRVPESSPSWCHTPFDPEGILSSLTAAVTCIIGLQYGHILAHIQDHKERLNIWFFSSVLMFVLGLFLAFIGIPVNKSLYTISYMLITSASAGITFCTLYLLVDVYGYRCMTYVLEWMGIHSLTIFVVVTSNLAVIAIQGFYLADPQNNIVHWIITRFVHN; encoded by the exons ATGGCTGATTACTCGCCGCTGCTAACCGCATACGACGGTCCCGGGACCGCCAGTCCGAAGCCTCCACGCGTCGCCTCTCTTGATGTGTTCCGCGGCCTCTGCGTCTTC CTGATGATGCTAGTTGATTACGGCGGCTCAATTCTTCCGATTATCGCTCACTCCCCATGGAACGGGCTCCATTTGGCTGACTTTGTTATGCCTTTCTTTTTATTCATCGCCGGCGTTTCTCTTGCTCTTGTATACAAG AGAGTGACAAACAGAGTAGAAGCTACATGGAAGGCGGTGTTTAAGGCTGTAaaactttttcttctaggcGTCCTGCTTCAAG GTGGTTATTTCCATGGAGTAGCATCTTTGACTTATGGAGTTGACATTGAAAGAATACGGTGGTTTGGCATTTTGCAG AGGATAGCTATTGGATATATTGCAGCAGCTTTATGCGAGATCTGGCTTTCACGCCAGACATTGGGGGAGGTGGGATTTTTCAGGACTTATTACTGGCACTG GTGTGTCATCTTTTCATTATCAGCAATATATGCTGGGTTACTGTATGGTTTGTATGTTCCAGATTGGGAATTCAAAGCATCAACACCATCCTCTTTGCCTCCCTCTAATGCTACTACTACTTATGTG GTGAAATGTTCTGTAAGAGGAGATCTTGGACCTGCCTGTAACTCTGCTAGGATGATTGATCGTTATATTCTGGGTTTTGATCATCTATATTTGAAACCTGTTTACAGGAACCTGAAG GAATGCAATGTCTCTGCTGATGGTCGGGTTCCAGAGAGTTCACCTTCATGGTGTCATACTCCTTTTGATCCTGAAGGTATTTTAAG CTCCCTAACAGCTGCAGTGACATGCATAATTGGACTTCAATATGGTCACATACTTGCACACATACAG GACCACAAAGAGCGCCTGAACATTTGGTTCTTCTCTTCAGTTTTAATGTTTGTTCTTGGTTTGTTTCTTGCATTCATAG GCATTCCTGTAAATAAATCTCTGTATACTATCAGTTATATGCTAATTACTTCTGCATCTGCGGGAATCACATTTTGCACTCTGTATCTGCTG GTAGATGTTTACGGTTATAGATGCATGACATATGTGTTGGAATGGATGGGAATACATTCTTTGACTATTTTTGTTGTGGTAACTTCCAACCTAGCTGTTATTGCGATTCAAGGATTCTACTTGGCCGATCCTCAAAATAACATT GTTCATTGGATCATAACACGGTTTGTGCACAATTGA
- the LOC103440802 gene encoding uncharacterized protein isoform X2, with the protein MADYSPLLTAYDGPGTASPKPPRVASLDVFRGLCVFLMMLVDYGGSILPIIAHSPWNGLHLADFVMPFFLFIAGVSLALVYKRVTNRVEATWKAVFKAVKLFLLGVLLQGGYFHGVASLTYGVDIERIRWFGILQRIAIGYIAAALCEIWLSRQTLGEVGFFRTYYWHWCVIFSLSAIYAGLLYGLYVPDWEFKASTPSSLPPSNATTTYVVKCSVRGDLGPACNSARMIDRYILGFDHLYLKPVYRNLKECNVSADGRVPESSPSWCHTPFDPEAAVTCIIGLQYGHILAHIQDHKERLNIWFFSSVLMFVLGLFLAFIGIPVNKSLYTISYMLITSASAGITFCTLYLLVDVYGYRCMTYVLEWMGIHSLTIFVVVTSNLAVIAIQGFYLADPQNNIVHWIITRFVHN; encoded by the exons ATGGCTGATTACTCGCCGCTGCTAACCGCATACGACGGTCCCGGGACCGCCAGTCCGAAGCCTCCACGCGTCGCCTCTCTTGATGTGTTCCGCGGCCTCTGCGTCTTC CTGATGATGCTAGTTGATTACGGCGGCTCAATTCTTCCGATTATCGCTCACTCCCCATGGAACGGGCTCCATTTGGCTGACTTTGTTATGCCTTTCTTTTTATTCATCGCCGGCGTTTCTCTTGCTCTTGTATACAAG AGAGTGACAAACAGAGTAGAAGCTACATGGAAGGCGGTGTTTAAGGCTGTAaaactttttcttctaggcGTCCTGCTTCAAG GTGGTTATTTCCATGGAGTAGCATCTTTGACTTATGGAGTTGACATTGAAAGAATACGGTGGTTTGGCATTTTGCAG AGGATAGCTATTGGATATATTGCAGCAGCTTTATGCGAGATCTGGCTTTCACGCCAGACATTGGGGGAGGTGGGATTTTTCAGGACTTATTACTGGCACTG GTGTGTCATCTTTTCATTATCAGCAATATATGCTGGGTTACTGTATGGTTTGTATGTTCCAGATTGGGAATTCAAAGCATCAACACCATCCTCTTTGCCTCCCTCTAATGCTACTACTACTTATGTG GTGAAATGTTCTGTAAGAGGAGATCTTGGACCTGCCTGTAACTCTGCTAGGATGATTGATCGTTATATTCTGGGTTTTGATCATCTATATTTGAAACCTGTTTACAGGAACCTGAAG GAATGCAATGTCTCTGCTGATGGTCGGGTTCCAGAGAGTTCACCTTCATGGTGTCATACTCCTTTTGATCCTGAAG CTGCAGTGACATGCATAATTGGACTTCAATATGGTCACATACTTGCACACATACAG GACCACAAAGAGCGCCTGAACATTTGGTTCTTCTCTTCAGTTTTAATGTTTGTTCTTGGTTTGTTTCTTGCATTCATAG GCATTCCTGTAAATAAATCTCTGTATACTATCAGTTATATGCTAATTACTTCTGCATCTGCGGGAATCACATTTTGCACTCTGTATCTGCTG GTAGATGTTTACGGTTATAGATGCATGACATATGTGTTGGAATGGATGGGAATACATTCTTTGACTATTTTTGTTGTGGTAACTTCCAACCTAGCTGTTATTGCGATTCAAGGATTCTACTTGGCCGATCCTCAAAATAACATT GTTCATTGGATCATAACACGGTTTGTGCACAATTGA